Genomic segment of Myxococcus stipitatus:
GACCTGCTCGGGGACACACCGGACGCCGCGCGAGGTGGCCAGGTAGTCCGCGACGGCGCGCCGCAGGGGCGGATGACCCGCGGGCTCCGCGCGCTGGAGCAGGTCCCCCCAGGAGCGCCGCCAGCGCGTGTTCAGCAGCCGCCCCCACAAGTCGCTGGGGAAGGCGTCGATGGACGGCGTGCCCATGCGGAAGGCGAGCTGGCTGGGAGGAATGCCGGGCACGGACAGCCGCAAATCGGGCAGCAGCGCCACCTCGCGCCCGCGCCGGGAGATGCCCGGCATGTGCGCTGGAGAGGGCGGTGTGCCGCTCACGCGCTCCGAGCGCAGCACCCGCTCCGGAAGCTCGCGCGCCACATACGTGCCCGAGCCCAGGTGCCCCACCAGGTACCCTTCCTCCAGGAGCCGCGAGTAGGCGTTGAGCACCGTGTTGCGCGACAGGTCCAGCTGCTCCGCCATCGCCCGCGTCGACAAGAGCCGCGTGCCCGGCCCCAGCCTCCCCGCGACGATGGCCGCGCGCAGCGCCTCCATCAGCTGTGTCTGGAGCGACGCGCCCGTGGAGGCGTCCAGCACCACCGTCGTGGCCGCCATGGCCGCGGGCCGCTTGCGCGCCGTGCGCCGCCGCTTCGCCCCCGCCGCGCCCTTCGGCGGCGTCATGGACCGCTCACCCGTCCCCCCGTCGCCCGGAACCCGAGCGCCCGAGATTCACCGGGGTGATGTCCGGAATCACGACACATCACTGTTGGAAACAGAGGCAAGCGGAGTACGCCTGCTGCGTAGCCGCAAGCGCCATCGCGCTCGGGGCCGGCCGGCGTCTCGGCCAACTGCAAGAGGAGGGGGTCCGTCATGCTGGGGTTGCCGTGGTTCAACCTCATCGTCGCGCCGCCACGCGCGAGAATCGAGGAGGGAATGCGCGAGAGGCTCTTGCGCGTGGCCGCCGTGCTGCTCCAGGAAGAGGGTCGCGGGGCCCTGACGTGGGAGGCCCTTGCCCGGCGCGCCCGTGTGGGACGAGGCACTCCGCGCTACCACTTCCGGAGCAAACAGAAGCTGTTGGAGGCCCTTGCGGGCTTCTCCTCACACCCGGTGGTCCAGGGAAGGCGTTGACTCCTGGACAGGCCCACCCTCGGAAAGTCCACGCCCGCACGTCCGGGCAGGACGATGCCGAGCGAGTGCCCGCAGTCTGGCCGTAGGCTTACCCGCGAGGGTGACTTCCGCTTTATTCCCGGTGGCTCCATCTCTTTCTAGGTGCGGCGAGCCCGTAGTTGGGCCATTAGACTGAAACGAGAATGCTTCGGGGTGTTCGTGCGTTCTTTCGCTCGGAATCAGGGGCGGTTGGACATGGGCCCCCTATCAGGCTAGAGGCAGTTTCACATCTCAGGTTCGGGATGCGAGGCGGCTCGGATGCCGCGAGAAGAAAGAAGACGCATATGGCGACTGGTACCGTGAAGTGGTTCAACGACGCGAAGGGCTTTGGCTTCATCGCGCAGGATAATGGCGGCCCTGACGTGTTCTGCCACCACACCGCCATCCAGGCGGACGGGTTCCGGACCCTCGCCGAGGGTCAGAAGGTGGAGTTCGACGTCAAGAAGGGCCCCAAGGGGCTCCAGGCGGAGAACGTCCGCCCGGTTGGCTGAGCGCGTCCGCTCCAGCATCCGACGGCCCGGTCTCCTCTAGGGGGAGGCCGGGCTTTTGCTTTCAGGAGGGAGGCGACATGCAAGGAAGGTCGACGAAGCGTCAGAAAGAACAGGCGCGCAAGCAGCACCAGCAGGAGAAGGATGCAAAGCGCGAAGAGCGCAAGCGTGCGAAGGTCGAAAAAGGCCCACGCCAGCCCGGAGATGTGGACCCTGATATCGCGGACATCATTCCAGGGCCGCAGCCGCAGGTAGAGTACTGAGTCAGCGTCTCTTCCTGAGGCCCACCACGTGCTGACGTGGTGGGCCTTGTCGTTTCCAGCATGGAGCGGCCGGTTCCCCAGGAAGGAGGCCTCCCTCGTTTTCGCCGCAATGAGGGAGCCCGCCAGGGCGTAGGGCCAGGGCACTTCCTCCAGCCCCCGACCCCATGCTGCGAATCTCCGCTGTCTCGAAGGCGTACCCCAACGGGGTCCGCGCCCTCCAGGGCATTGACCTGAACATCGACCGAGGGCTGTTCGGCCTGTTGGGGCCCAACGGCGCGGGCAAGTCCACCCTGATGCGCATCCTGGCCACGCTGCAGGCGCCGGATGCGGGGCAGGTGACGTTCGATGGGCTGGACGTGCTCGCCCAGCCGCAGGCCCACCGCCGGCACCTGGGCTATCTCCCGCAGGACTTCGGGGTGTACCCGGGCGTGTCCGCGGTGGAGCTGCTCGACCACCTGGGGCTGCTCAAGGGGCTGACGAACGCCCGGGCGCGGCGCGAGCAGGTGGACGCGCTCCTGAACCTCACCAACCTCCACGCGCACCGGAAGAAGGCGGTGAGCGGCTTCTCGGGAGGCATGCGGCAGCGCTTCGGCATCGCGCAGGCGCTGCTGGGCAACCCCAGGCTGCTCATCGTGGACGAGCCCACGTCGGGGCTGGACCCGGAGGAGCGCCAGCGCTTCCACAACCTCCTGGGCGAGGTGGGGGAGAACGTCGTCGTGCTGCTCTCCACGCACATCGTCGAGGACGTGCGCCAGCTCTGTCCGCGCATGGCCATCCTCAGCGAGGGGCGCGTGCTGTGCGAGGGCGCGCCGGAGGCGCTGGTGGCCTCGCTCGCGGGGAAGGTGTGGCGCAAGACGGTGGAGAAGGGCGCGGTGGAGCGCTACCGCGCGTCGTTCTCCATCCTGTCCACGCAGCTGCAGGCGGGGCGCACGCGGGTGCACGTGCTGGCGGACGCGAGGCCCGAGGAGGGCTTCGAGCAGGTGTCGCCCGACCTGGAGGACGTCTACTTCTCCACGCTGGCCCACCGTCGCGCGGCGTAGCGGAGGCGAGCCATGCTTCGGGGAATCCTCCACTTCGAGTGGCGCTATCACACGCGCCAGGCCGTCTTCTTCGCCGCGCTGGTCCTCTTCGCCGCGATGAGCGTCGCGCTGGTCGGCACGGGCTACGGCGGCGACAACGTCCAGCTCAACTCGCCCCACAGCGTCGCGCAGTCGCTGGGGCTCCTGTCGCTCACGTCCCTCTTCGTGCTGGGCATCTTCTGCGCGGCCACCGTGCAGCGCGACGCCGAGCACGGCATGACGGAGCTGCTCTTCACCACGTCCGTCACCCAGCGGGACTACCTGCTGGGCCGCTACCTGGGCGCGCTGCTCGCGACGCTCGCCGTGTTCGCCGTGGCGACGCTGGCGCTGATGGTGGCGCCGTACGTCCTGGCGGTGCCTCCGGAGCGGGTGGCGCCTCTCGACGTGGGCCGCTACCTCTGGGCGCTCCTGGTCGTCGTGACGCCCAACGTGGTGTTCGCCGCGTCGCTGCTGTTCGCCATCTCCGCGCTGTCTCGCAGCCGGCTGGCCAGCTACGTCGGCGGCGTCTTCGTGTACGCGCTGTATCTGGTGGGCTCCATGTGGGCGGAGTCACCCATCATGGCGGGGGCCGCGCCGCAGACGGCGGAGTCGCTGGCGCGCGCCGCGCTCCTGGACCCCTTCGGCCTGTCCGCGCTGTTCGAGCTGTCGCGCTACTGGCCGGAGGCGGAGCGCAACACCCGGTTCGTCCCGCTGGCGGGGAACTTCCTTTGGAACCGGCTGTTGTGGCTGGGCGTCGCCGCGGCGGTGCTCGGCTTCGTGCACTGGCGCTTCTCCTTCCGGACCTCGGCGGTGAAGCCTCGCCAGGAGGAGCCCGCGGAGGCGCCCGTCTCCCAGGGGCGTGCGTCATACCGCCCCGTCGAGGTGGGCATGCCTCGGGGCCGCTCGGCCTGGGCGGTGCTCGCGTCGGCGGCGCGGCTGGAGCTGCGCCATGTGCTGCGGAGCTGGCCCTTCCTGGCGCTCCTGGCGCTGTGGGTCTTCGTCGTGGGAATGGAAATCGTGACGGGGGCGGGGCGAGGAGAGGCGGGCACCTACCGCATCCCGACGACGGGCCGGGTGCTGGAGAGCATCTGGATGCCGCTGTCCCAGGTCGGCACCCTGGTGGTCATCTACTTCGGCGCGGAGCTGGTCTGGCGCGAGCGGCTGGCGCGCTTCGAGGCGCTGCTCGATGCGACTCCCGCCTCCAGCGGCTATTTCTTCGCCGCCAAGCTGGCCGCGATGGTGGCGCTGGTGGGCGTGATGACCGCGGTGCCCGTCGCGCTGGGCGTGGCCTTCCAGCTGGTGCGCGGCCAGGTCGCCCCGGAGCCTTGCCTCTACCTGTCGCTGTTCTACTTCCAGGCGCTCCCGCTGGTGCTCTTCGCGGTGGCGGTGCTGTTCATCCAGACGGTGAGCCCTCATCGCTACGTGGGCATGGTGCTGTCGCTCCTGCTGTCCCTCGTGGTGAGCCAGGGCGCGTCCCTGGGCCTGGAGCACCCGATGACCCGCTTCGGCGCGGCGCCGGGCGTGTCCCACTCGGACCTGGATGGCTTCGGCCCCATGGCCGCGTCCTTCTCGGCGTTCATGGTGTACTGGAGCGCCTTCGCGGGGCTGCTGGCGCTGGTGACATGGGGCCTGTGGCGGCGCGGACTGGGCACTCGCTGGAGCGCTCGCGTGCGGGCGCTGCCGGGCGAGTGGGGACGCGCGGGGACGTATGGCGCGGTGGCGTGCGGCGGGGTGTTCCTGCTCGCCGGGGGCCTCATCGCCCGCGACACGTGGGGCCTGGGCACCTACCAGTCCCGCGACGCCTCGCTGGCGTGGCGTGAGCGCTACGAGCGGACGTACAAGGTCCTCGAGCCGCTTCCGCTGCCGGGCATCGTCGCGGTGACGTCGCGCCTGGACCTCTTCCCGGAGGAGCGCCGCTACCGCGCCACGGGGACATACCGGCTGGAGAACCAGACGCAGGCGCCCCTCGACACGCTGTGGGTCGCGGTGCCGCCGACGGCGAGGTCCGTGTCGCTCTCGCTGCAGGGCGGCGAGCAGGTGGCGCGTGACGAGGAGTTCGGCATGGTCCACTTCCGGCTCCAGCCGCCGCTGCCCCCCGGAGGCGTGGCCGAGCTGTCGTTCGACGTCACGCGCGAGGAGCGGGGCGTTCGGGCCACGGGCTTCGACCTCTCGCTGGTGGAGAACGGCTCCTTCATCCTGAACGACGAGGTGTTCCCCACGCTGGGCTACCGCCGGGGCCATGAGCTGGGCAGCCCGGAGGAGCGGCGCAAGAGAGGCTTGCCGGAGCAGCCCCGGATGCCGCTTCTCGACGAGAGCGGGAGGACGCCCGTGGTCCGGGCCCCGGTGTGGCACACGCTGGACCTGATGGTGTCCACGTCGAGCGACCAGACGGCGGTGGCCCCGGGGACGCTGCGCAAGCAGTGGAGCGAGGACGGGCGGCGCTACTTCCACTACGTCGTGGACCGGCCCATGACGCCGAAGTTCGCCGTCGTCTCGGCCCGCTACGCGGTGGAGAAGACGCGGCACCAGGGCGTGGACGTGGAGGTCTATTACCATCCCGCGCACGCCTACAACGTGAAGGCCATGCTGGAGGCCACCACGCGCTCGCTCGACGACTTCGGGGCGCGCTTCCACCGTTATCCGGATACGCAGCTGCGCATCGTGGAGATTCCGTCGTCCTGGAGCTTCGGCGCGCTGGCGATGCGGCAGGTCATCTACTTCGTGGAGGACCGGGGCTTCCTCACCGACATGCGGCAGTCGGACGCGGTGGACCTGGTGACGCGGCGCACGGCGCACGAGGTGGCCCATCAGTGGTGGGGCCACCTGCTGGACCCGGCCACCGTCGAGGGCGCGACGATGCTGGTGGAGTCGCTGACGAAGTACTCCGAGCAGCGCGTCCTCGCGGGCCTGCACGGCGAGCACTCGCTGGTGCGAGAGCTGGCGTTCGACCGGGACCGCTACCTCGCCGGACGCACCGAGGAGTCCACCCAGGAGCCGGGGCTCTACAAGGGCACGGGCCAGTCGTACCTGTACTACGGCAAGGGCGCGCTGGTGATGAACGCGCTGCGGGACCTGCTGGGCGAGGCGAAGCTGGACGCGGCGCTGCGGCGCATGCTGAACGCCCCGGGGCACGAGAGCTCACTGACGACGCTGGACCTGCTGACCGCGCTGCACGCGGAGGCCACCACGGGCCAGCACGTCCTCATCGACCAGTGGATGAAGGAGGTCGTCCTGTACGACTTGAAGGTGGAGTCTTCGTCCGTGGAGGCGCTGCCGGACGGGCGCTTCCAGGTGACGGCCCGCGTGGCGACCTCGAAGCGCGCCGCGCGCGGCGGCGAGGACGTCCTCCTGCCCATGGACGAGGCGCTGGACGTCGCCGTCTACACGAGCTCACCGCGCGACGGCGTCGTGGAGGACAACCTGCTGCACGTGCGGCGGCATCGCTTCCAGGGCGCGTCCACGGAGGTGTCCTTCACCGTGGACAGGCAGCCGACGCACGTGGGCATCGACCCGTTCATCCTGCGCATCGAACGGGAGCGCGGCGACAACTTCCAGAAGCTGTCGCCGCGCGGGTCTGCTTCCGCGGCGCGTTAGGCCGCGGAGGTGCTTCAGGCGACCTTCTTGTCGCGCAGCTCGCGGCGGAGGATCTTGCCCACGTTCGTCTTGGGCAGCTCCGTGCGGAACTCAATCTTCTTGGGCCGCTTGTAGCCGGTGAGCTGCTCGCGGCAGAAGTCCATGAGCTGGGCCTCCGTGAGCGACGGGTCCTTCTTCACCACGAAGAGCTTCACCACCTCGCCCGAGTGCTCGTCGGGGATGCCCACCGCCGCCACCTCGAGCACGCCGGGGTGCATGGCCACCACGCCCTCGACCTCGTTCGGGTAGACGTTGAAGCCGGACACCAGAATCATGTCCTTCTTGCGGTCGACGATGGTGGTGTGGCCGCGCTCGTCCATCACGCCGATGTCGCCGGAGCGGAAGAAGCCGTCGGCGAACATCACCTTGGCCGTCTCATCCGGACGGTTCCAGTAGCCCGCCATCACCTGCGGGCCGCGGATACAGATTTCGCCCGGCTGGCCCATGGGAACTGGATTGCCGTCGTCGTCGCGGATGGCGATTTCCGTGGAGGGAATCGGCAGGCCGATGGTGCCCGAGTACTCCGTCGCTGTGGGCAGGTTGCTGGTGGCCACCGGGGACGTCTCCGACAGGCCGTACCCTTCGATGATGGGCACGCGGGTGATGGCGTACCACTTCTCCGCCACCGCGCGCTGCACGGCCATGCCGCCGCCGTTGCAGATCATCAGCTCGGAGAAGTCGAGGTTCTTGAAGTCGGGGTGGTTGGCCAGCGCGTTGTAGAGCGTGTTGACGGCCGGGAGGATGTGGAACTTCTGCTCCGACAGCGTCTTGATGAAGCCCGGGATGTCGCGCGGGTTGGGGATGAGCACGTTCATCGCGCCCAGGCGGATGCCCATCAGCCCACAGACGGTCAGCGCGAAGATGTGGTACATCGGCAGCGCGCAGATGATGTTCAGCTGCGCGATGTTGCGCCCCCGCATCGCCGGGTCCAGGAACGCCTCCACCTGGAGCACGTTGGCGATGGCGTTCTTGTGCAGCAGCGTGGCGCCCTTGGAGACGCCCGTCGTGCCGCCCGTGTACTGCAGGAAGGCCACGTCGTCGTGCTTGGAGGCCACCGGGTTGAGCGTGCGCTTGCCGCCCTCCGCCAACACCTGCTTGAAGCTCACGGCGCGCGGCAGGTTGAACGCCGGCACCATCTTCTTCACCTTGCGCACCACGAAGTTGACCAGGGTGCCCTTCAAGGCCCCCATCAGGTCACCCATGGTCGCCACGATGACGTGGCGCACCGGCGTCTTGTCCAGCACCTGCTCCAGCGTGGTGGCGAAGTTCTCCAGGATGAAGATGGCCTGGGCTCCGCTGTCCTTGAGCTGGTGCTCCAGCTCGCGCGGCGTGTAGAGCGGGTTGACGTTCACCACCACGTAGCCCGCGCGCAGGATCGCCGCGATGCAGACCGGGTACTGCAACACATTGGGCATCATCACCGCGACGGTGGCGCCCCGCTCCAGGCCCCGCGACTGAAGCCACGCGCCAACGCGCCGCGACAGCGCGTCCAGCTCGCGGTACGTGATGCTCTTGCCCATGCACTTGAACGCGGGCCGATCCGCGTACTTGGCGAAGGCCTCCTCCATCAGGTGCGTCAGCGACGGGTACTGCTGGATATCGATCTCCGCCGGGACTCCAGGCGGGTAGTGCTTCAACCAGGGCTTCTCCATCGGCTCGCCTCCAAGGCGCGATTCGTTGATGGGTTGGGGGTGCCGGATGGTAGCTCGATTACGGACGTGTAACGTTCCTTCTGTGACGGAAGTTTAACGTCTGTCTTTGATGCACTGCGGCATGGGCAGACACGGCCCGCCGCTCAGGGCTCGAAGGGGCGGACGACCTCGGCCTGGATGATGCGGTCCAGCCGGTACGGTCGCCGCTCGCCGCCTTTCACGTCCTGTGTATCCAGGCGCGTCTCGTGGCGGTCCATCACCACGGAGAGGATGCGGACCTCTCGCGTGGTTTCCAGGAAATTGCCGTCCACGTAGGTGATGCGGAGGACCTGCTGCTCGAACCAGGCGCGCTCGATGGCCGCTCGCACCGAGGCCTTGCTGGGCAGCGAGGGCACGCCCAGGAACGACAGCTCCTTGAGCCGGTCCAGCAGCTCGCGCTGGGCGGACGTGGAGAGGGCCGAGCGCACCTTGTCCAGCGCGGACTCCAGCGTGCCGGTGAAGGGCAACAGCCGCATGTCGATGGCGAAGCGGCCCAGGG
This window contains:
- a CDS encoding helix-turn-helix domain-containing protein; the protein is MLGLPWFNLIVAPPRARIEEGMRERLLRVAAVLLQEEGRGALTWEALARRARVGRGTPRYHFRSKQKLLEALAGFSSHPVVQGRR
- a CDS encoding long-chain fatty acid--CoA ligase, translated to MEKPWLKHYPPGVPAEIDIQQYPSLTHLMEEAFAKYADRPAFKCMGKSITYRELDALSRRVGAWLQSRGLERGATVAVMMPNVLQYPVCIAAILRAGYVVVNVNPLYTPRELEHQLKDSGAQAIFILENFATTLEQVLDKTPVRHVIVATMGDLMGALKGTLVNFVVRKVKKMVPAFNLPRAVSFKQVLAEGGKRTLNPVASKHDDVAFLQYTGGTTGVSKGATLLHKNAIANVLQVEAFLDPAMRGRNIAQLNIICALPMYHIFALTVCGLMGIRLGAMNVLIPNPRDIPGFIKTLSEQKFHILPAVNTLYNALANHPDFKNLDFSELMICNGGGMAVQRAVAEKWYAITRVPIIEGYGLSETSPVATSNLPTATEYSGTIGLPIPSTEIAIRDDDGNPVPMGQPGEICIRGPQVMAGYWNRPDETAKVMFADGFFRSGDIGVMDERGHTTIVDRKKDMILVSGFNVYPNEVEGVVAMHPGVLEVAAVGIPDEHSGEVVKLFVVKKDPSLTEAQLMDFCREQLTGYKRPKKIEFRTELPKTNVGKILRRELRDKKVA
- a CDS encoding ABC transporter ATP-binding protein, which translates into the protein MLRISAVSKAYPNGVRALQGIDLNIDRGLFGLLGPNGAGKSTLMRILATLQAPDAGQVTFDGLDVLAQPQAHRRHLGYLPQDFGVYPGVSAVELLDHLGLLKGLTNARARREQVDALLNLTNLHAHRKKAVSGFSGGMRQRFGIAQALLGNPRLLIVDEPTSGLDPEERQRFHNLLGEVGENVVVLLSTHIVEDVRQLCPRMAILSEGRVLCEGAPEALVASLAGKVWRKTVEKGAVERYRASFSILSTQLQAGRTRVHVLADARPEEGFEQVSPDLEDVYFSTLAHRRAA
- a CDS encoding helix-turn-helix transcriptional regulator, with the protein product MQRTERLFALAEYLRGRRTGVTAETLAERFGVTVRTIYRDLDSLRDASMPVAAERGRGGGYALDRSYSLPPVNFTAREAALLVALGRFAIDMRLLPFTGTLESALDKVRSALSTSAQRELLDRLKELSFLGVPSLPSKASVRAAIERAWFEQQVLRITYVDGNFLETTREVRILSVVMDRHETRLDTQDVKGGERRPYRLDRIIQAEVVRPFEP
- a CDS encoding ABC transporter permease/M1 family aminopeptidase; its protein translation is MLRGILHFEWRYHTRQAVFFAALVLFAAMSVALVGTGYGGDNVQLNSPHSVAQSLGLLSLTSLFVLGIFCAATVQRDAEHGMTELLFTTSVTQRDYLLGRYLGALLATLAVFAVATLALMVAPYVLAVPPERVAPLDVGRYLWALLVVVTPNVVFAASLLFAISALSRSRLASYVGGVFVYALYLVGSMWAESPIMAGAAPQTAESLARAALLDPFGLSALFELSRYWPEAERNTRFVPLAGNFLWNRLLWLGVAAAVLGFVHWRFSFRTSAVKPRQEEPAEAPVSQGRASYRPVEVGMPRGRSAWAVLASAARLELRHVLRSWPFLALLALWVFVVGMEIVTGAGRGEAGTYRIPTTGRVLESIWMPLSQVGTLVVIYFGAELVWRERLARFEALLDATPASSGYFFAAKLAAMVALVGVMTAVPVALGVAFQLVRGQVAPEPCLYLSLFYFQALPLVLFAVAVLFIQTVSPHRYVGMVLSLLLSLVVSQGASLGLEHPMTRFGAAPGVSHSDLDGFGPMAASFSAFMVYWSAFAGLLALVTWGLWRRGLGTRWSARVRALPGEWGRAGTYGAVACGGVFLLAGGLIARDTWGLGTYQSRDASLAWRERYERTYKVLEPLPLPGIVAVTSRLDLFPEERRYRATGTYRLENQTQAPLDTLWVAVPPTARSVSLSLQGGEQVARDEEFGMVHFRLQPPLPPGGVAELSFDVTREERGVRATGFDLSLVENGSFILNDEVFPTLGYRRGHELGSPEERRKRGLPEQPRMPLLDESGRTPVVRAPVWHTLDLMVSTSSDQTAVAPGTLRKQWSEDGRRYFHYVVDRPMTPKFAVVSARYAVEKTRHQGVDVEVYYHPAHAYNVKAMLEATTRSLDDFGARFHRYPDTQLRIVEIPSSWSFGALAMRQVIYFVEDRGFLTDMRQSDAVDLVTRRTAHEVAHQWWGHLLDPATVEGATMLVESLTKYSEQRVLAGLHGEHSLVRELAFDRDRYLAGRTEESTQEPGLYKGTGQSYLYYGKGALVMNALRDLLGEAKLDAALRRMLNAPGHESSLTTLDLLTALHAEATTGQHVLIDQWMKEVVLYDLKVESSSVEALPDGRFQVTARVATSKRAARGGEDVLLPMDEALDVAVYTSSPRDGVVEDNLLHVRRHRFQGASTEVSFTVDRQPTHVGIDPFILRIERERGDNFQKLSPRGSASAAR
- a CDS encoding cold-shock protein; the encoded protein is MATGTVKWFNDAKGFGFIAQDNGGPDVFCHHTAIQADGFRTLAEGQKVEFDVKKGPKGLQAENVRPVG